Proteins found in one Ctenopharyngodon idella isolate HZGC_01 chromosome 16, HZGC01, whole genome shotgun sequence genomic segment:
- the LOC127497333 gene encoding nuclear receptor coactivator 7-like isoform X1 produces MVHVNACKNMHLMCRKQPEHELHSSSMSLFSFRVDHLYTFFVQWSPESIYSKHTSKQDFLKVHPETLNVIDTLLNNSAPKNWKIVTVNQQKRRPSVCSSADSESEDLQPVLVDRSQILKEHHLEQLMNHIPARTQGYPWKLVYSTAEHGTSLRTLYRQMAEIDRPVLMVIKDSDNQVFGAFSSDPFKVSSYCYGTGETFLYSFSPEFQIFRWSGENSYFVRGFLDSLQMGGGGGPFGLWLDADLYRGSSYSCDTFCNRPLSLHHDFTIQDLEVWTFI; encoded by the exons ATGGTTCATGTGAATGCTTGTAAAAATATGCACCTTATGTGCCGAAAGCAGCCCGAGCATGAGCTCCACTCCTCAAGCATGTCTTTGTTTTCCTTTAGGGTGGACCATCTGTACACGTTCTTTGTCCAGTGGTCTCCAGAGAGCATCTACAGTAAACACACCAGCAAGCAGGACTTCCTAAAGGTCCATCCAGAGACCCTCAATGTGATTGACACTTTACTGAATAATTCTGCTCCCAAAAACTGGAAG ATCGTCACTGTCAATCAGCAGAAGCGTCGTCCGAGTGTTTGCAGCTCTGCCGACTCTGAATCCGAGGACCTGCAGCCAGTTTTAGTAGATCGCAGTCAGATCCTGAAAGAACACCATCTCGAACAA CTGATGAACCACATTCCGGCTCGGACTCAAGGTTATCCGTGGAAGCTGGTGTACAGCACGGCGGAGCACGGCACCAGTCTGAGAACACTGTACCGGCAGATGGCAGAAATAGACAGACCCGTCCTGATGGTCATCAAGGATTCAGACAATCAG GTGTTCGGAGCGTTTTCCTCTGACCCTTTCAAAGTGAGCAGCTACTGCTACGGGACGGGAGAGACGTTCCTCTACAGCTTCAGTCCAGAGTTTCAG ATCTTCCGCTGGAGTGGAGAAAACTCCTACTTCGTGAGAGGATTCCTGGACTCTCTTCAGATGGGAGGAGGAGG GGGTCCGTTCGGATTGTGGCTGGACGCTGACCTGTATCGCGGCTCCAGTTACTCCTGCGACACCTTCTGCAACCGGCCGCTCAGCCTCCATCACGACTTCACCATTCAGGATCTGGAGGTCTGGACCTTCATCTGA
- the LOC127497333 gene encoding nuclear receptor coactivator 7-like isoform X3 produces MRPMQESIKILYFANGSEEPFVEIVTVNQQKRRPSVCSSADSESEDLQPVLVDRSQILKEHHLEQLMNHIPARTQGYPWKLVYSTAEHGTSLRTLYRQMAEIDRPVLMVIKDSDNQVFGAFSSDPFKVSSYCYGTGETFLYSFSPEFQIFRWSGENSYFVRGFLDSLQMGGGGGPFGLWLDADLYRGSSYSCDTFCNRPLSLHHDFTIQDLEVWTFI; encoded by the exons ATGAGGCCAATGCAGGAGAGCATTAAGATCTTGTACTTTGCTAATGGATCCGAGGAGCCGTTTGTGGAG ATCGTCACTGTCAATCAGCAGAAGCGTCGTCCGAGTGTTTGCAGCTCTGCCGACTCTGAATCCGAGGACCTGCAGCCAGTTTTAGTAGATCGCAGTCAGATCCTGAAAGAACACCATCTCGAACAA CTGATGAACCACATTCCGGCTCGGACTCAAGGTTATCCGTGGAAGCTGGTGTACAGCACGGCGGAGCACGGCACCAGTCTGAGAACACTGTACCGGCAGATGGCAGAAATAGACAGACCCGTCCTGATGGTCATCAAGGATTCAGACAATCAG GTGTTCGGAGCGTTTTCCTCTGACCCTTTCAAAGTGAGCAGCTACTGCTACGGGACGGGAGAGACGTTCCTCTACAGCTTCAGTCCAGAGTTTCAG ATCTTCCGCTGGAGTGGAGAAAACTCCTACTTCGTGAGAGGATTCCTGGACTCTCTTCAGATGGGAGGAGGAGG GGGTCCGTTCGGATTGTGGCTGGACGCTGACCTGTATCGCGGCTCCAGTTACTCCTGCGACACCTTCTGCAACCGGCCGCTCAGCCTCCATCACGACTTCACCATTCAGGATCTGGAGGTCTGGACCTTCATCTGA
- the LOC127497333 gene encoding nuclear receptor coactivator 7-like isoform X2, translating to MGVAYSVGEVDHLYTFFVQWSPESIYSKHTSKQDFLKVHPETLNVIDTLLNNSAPKNWKIVTVNQQKRRPSVCSSADSESEDLQPVLVDRSQILKEHHLEQLMNHIPARTQGYPWKLVYSTAEHGTSLRTLYRQMAEIDRPVLMVIKDSDNQVFGAFSSDPFKVSSYCYGTGETFLYSFSPEFQIFRWSGENSYFVRGFLDSLQMGGGGGPFGLWLDADLYRGSSYSCDTFCNRPLSLHHDFTIQDLEVWTFI from the exons ATGGGTGTGGCGTACAGCGTGGGAGA GGTGGACCATCTGTACACGTTCTTTGTCCAGTGGTCTCCAGAGAGCATCTACAGTAAACACACCAGCAAGCAGGACTTCCTAAAGGTCCATCCAGAGACCCTCAATGTGATTGACACTTTACTGAATAATTCTGCTCCCAAAAACTGGAAG ATCGTCACTGTCAATCAGCAGAAGCGTCGTCCGAGTGTTTGCAGCTCTGCCGACTCTGAATCCGAGGACCTGCAGCCAGTTTTAGTAGATCGCAGTCAGATCCTGAAAGAACACCATCTCGAACAA CTGATGAACCACATTCCGGCTCGGACTCAAGGTTATCCGTGGAAGCTGGTGTACAGCACGGCGGAGCACGGCACCAGTCTGAGAACACTGTACCGGCAGATGGCAGAAATAGACAGACCCGTCCTGATGGTCATCAAGGATTCAGACAATCAG GTGTTCGGAGCGTTTTCCTCTGACCCTTTCAAAGTGAGCAGCTACTGCTACGGGACGGGAGAGACGTTCCTCTACAGCTTCAGTCCAGAGTTTCAG ATCTTCCGCTGGAGTGGAGAAAACTCCTACTTCGTGAGAGGATTCCTGGACTCTCTTCAGATGGGAGGAGGAGG GGGTCCGTTCGGATTGTGGCTGGACGCTGACCTGTATCGCGGCTCCAGTTACTCCTGCGACACCTTCTGCAACCGGCCGCTCAGCCTCCATCACGACTTCACCATTCAGGATCTGGAGGTCTGGACCTTCATCTGA